The genomic window TGGTCGGATCATCGATGAAGCTCTTGAGGGCTTTGCAAAGCCGATCGGAGAGTTCTTGCGGAGTTTTTGCAATGAAGTCCCAGAACCAGTCAGCTTTAAGCCTTAGCCACAGTCGCTCGATCGGATTGAAGTCCGGGGAGTAGCTGGGTAGATATTTGGGTTCAAAGTGGTGCCAGTTGATTCTGGAGGACTTGTGCCACGAGGCGTTG from Verrucomicrobiales bacterium includes these protein-coding regions:
- a CDS encoding transposase, with amino-acid sequence NASWHKSSRINWHHFEPKYLPSYSPDFNPIERLWLRLKADWFWDFIAKTPQELSDRLCKALKSFIDDPTKTASNCSIRK